A single genomic interval of Pyrus communis chromosome 5, drPyrComm1.1, whole genome shotgun sequence harbors:
- the LOC137734850 gene encoding clathrin heavy chain 2-like translates to MAAANAPITMKEALTLPSVGINPQFITFTHVTMESDKYICVRETSPQNSIVIIDMSMPMQPLRRPITADSALMNPNSKILALKAGVQGTTQDHLQIFNIEMKAKLKSHLMPEQIVFWKWITPKMLGLVTQTTVYHWSIEGESEPVKVFERTANLANNQIINYRCDPSEKWLVLIGIAPGAPERPQLVKGNLQLFSVDQQRSQALEAHAASFAQYKVPGNENSSTLISFATKTLNAGQITSKLHVIELGAQPGKPSFTKKQADLFFPPDFNDDFPVAMQMSHKYSLIYVITKLGLLFVYDLETASAVYRNRISPDPIFLTTEASSVGGFYAVNRRGQVLLATINEQTIVPFVSGQLNNLELAVNLAKRGNLPGAENLVVQRFQELFAQTKYKEAAELAAESPQGILRTPDTVAKFQSVPVQAGQTPPLLQYFGTLLTRGKLNAFESLELSRLVVNQNKKNLLENWLAEDKLECSEELGDLVKTVDNDLALKIYIKARATPKVVAAFAERREFDKILIYSKQVGYTPDYLFLLQTILRADPQGAVNFALMMSQMEGGCPVDYNTITDLFLQRNLIREATAFLLDVLKPNLPEHAFLQTKVLEINLVTFPNVADAILANGMFSHYDRPRIAQLCEKAGLYVRALQHYSELPDIKRVIVNTHAIEPQSLVEFFGTLSKEWALECMKDLLLVNLRGNLQIIVQVAKEYSEQLGVDQCMKLFEQFKSYEGLYFFLGSFLSSSEDPDIHFKYIEAAAKTGQIKEVERVTRESNFYDAEKTKNFLMEAKLPDARPLINVCDRFGFVPDLTHYLYTNNMLRYIEGYVQKVNPGNAPLVVGQLLDDECPEDFIKGLILSVRSLLPVEPLVEECEKRNRLRLLTQFLEHLVSEGSQDVHVHNALGKIIIDSGNNPEHFLTTNPYYDSRVVGKYCEKRDPTLAVVAYRRGQCDDELINVTNKNSLFKLQARYVVERMDEDLWGKVLDPENEYRRQLIDQVVSTALPESKSPEQVSAAVKAFMTADLPHELIELLEKIVLQNSAFSGNFNLQNLLILTAIKADPSRVMDYINRLDNFDGPAVGEVAVEAQLYEEAFAIFKKFNLNVQAVNVLLDNIRSIDRAVEFAFRVEEDAVWSQVAKAQLREGLVSDAIESFIRADDATQFLDVIRASEDADVYHDLVKYLLMVRQKVREPKVDSELIYAYAKIDRLADIEEFILMPNVANLQNVGDRLYDEALYEAAKIIYAFISNWAKLAVTLVKLKQFQGAVDAARKANSSKTWKEVCFACVDAEEFRLAQICGLNIIIQVDDLEEVSEYYQNRGCFNELISLMESGLGLERAHMGIFTELGVLYARYRPEKLMEHIKLFANRLNIPKLIRACDEQQHWKELTYLYIQYDEFDNAATTIMNHSPEAWDHMQFKDVAVKVANVELYYKAVHFYLKEHPDLINDLLNVLALRVDHTRVVDIMRKAGHLLLVKPYMVAVQSNNVSAVNEALNEIYVEEEDYERLRESIDLHDSFDQIGLAQKIEKHELLEMRRVAAYIYKKAGRWKQSIGLSKKDKLYKDAMETASQSGDRELAEELLVYFIEQGKKECFASCLFVCYDLIRPDIVLELAWMNNMIDFAFPYLLQFIREYTGKVDELVKDKIEAQKEIKAKEQEDKEVIAQQNMYAQLLPLALPAPPIPGMSGGMGGGYAPPPPMGGMPPMGMPPYGMPPMGSSY, encoded by the exons ATGGCGGCCGCGAACGCTCCGATCACCATGAAGGAGGCCCTAACG CTTCCGAGCGTTGGGATTAATCCACAATTCATAACGTTTACACATGTTACTATGGAATCCGATAAGTACATATGCGTTCGGGAGACTTCGCCTCAGAACAGTATTGTTATTATCGATATGAGTATGCCGATGCAACCTCTGAGGAGGCCTATCACCGCGGACTCTGCACTTATGAATCCGAATTCCAAAATTCTTGCCTTGAAAG CTGGAGTCCAAGGTACTACTCAGGATCATCTTCAAATATTTAACATCGAGATGAAAGCAAAACTGAAATCACATCTTATGCCGGAGCAG ATTGTTTTCTGGAAGTGGATAACCCCAAAGATGTTGGGTTTAGTCACTCAGACTACAGTATACCACTGGTCAATTGAAG GTGAATCTGAACCTGTAAAGGTGTTTGAGCGAACAGCTAATCTGGCTAACAATCAGATTATAAATTACCGCTGTGATCCTTCCGAGAAgtggttggttttgattggAATTGCTCCTGGTGCACCAGAG AGGCCACAATTGGTGAAAGGAAATTTGCAACTCTTCTCTGTGGATCAGCAACGCAGTCAAGCTCTTGAAGCACATGCTGCATCTTTTGCCCAATACAAG GTCCCAGGGAATGAGAATTCTtcaactcttatttcttttgCCACTAAGACCCTCAATGCTGGACAGATTACATCAAAGTTGCATGTTATTGAGCTCGGTGCCCAGCCAG GGAAACCATCTTTTACGAAGAAACAAGCAGATCTTTTCTTTCCTCCAGATTTTAATGATGATTTCCCAGTCGCCATGCAG ATGTCTCACAAGTACAGCTTGATTTATGTAATTACAAAGCTTGGGCTACTATTTGTGTATGATTTAGAGACAGCTAGTGCCGTTTACAGAAATAGAATTAGTCCGGATCCAATTTTCTTGACAACGGAGGCTTCATCTGTTGGAGGGTTTTATGCGGTTAATAGGCGGGGCCAGGTGTTGTTGGCTACAATTAATGAGCAAACAATTGTGCCTTTTGTCAGCGGCCAG CTAAACAATTTGGAGCTTGCTGTCAATCTGGCTAAAAGAGGAAATCTTCCAGGTGCTGAGAATCTG GTTGTCCAGCGTTTTCAAGAACTGTTTGCCCAAACGAAGTACAAAGAAGCTGCTGAGCTTGCTGCGGAGTCCCCACAAGGAATTCTCCGCACACCTGATACTGTTGCTAAATTTCAG AGTGTTCCTGTCCAAGCTGGGCAAACACCACCTTTGTTGCAGTACTTTGGGACACTCTTGACAAGAGGGAAGCTCAACGCATTTGAATCATTGGAATTGTCACGTCTTGTGGTGAACCAGAATAAGAAGAACCTTTTGGAGAACTGGTTGGCCGAGGACAAACTCGAATGCAGTGAGGAACTGGGAGATCTTGTGAAG acTGTGGATAATGATCTGGctttgaaaatatatattaaagcCAGAGCAACTCCCAAAGTTGTTGCAGCTTTTGCTGAGCGAAGGGAGTTTGACAAAATACTGATCTACTCAAAGCAG GTTGGCTACACACCTGACTACCTGTTCCTTTTGCAAACAATTCTTCGAGCAGATCCTCAG GGTGCTGTTAATTTTGCATTAATGATGTCTCAAATGGAAGGTGGTTGTCCAGTTGATTACAACACTATAACAGATCTCTTCCTTCAG AGGAACCTTATTCGTGAGGCAACCGCCTTTCTATTGGATGTTTTAAAGCCAAATCTTCCAGAGCATGCATTCCTGCAAACAAAG GTCCTTGAGATCAATTTAGTGACTTTTCCTAATGTGGCCGATGCTATTTTAGCCAATGGAATGTTCAGTCATTATGACCGTCCTCGTATTGCCCAGCTATGCGAAAAAGCTGGTCTTTATGTGCGAGCTTTGCAA CATTACTCAGAGTTGCCTGATATTAAACGTGTCATAGTGAATACACATGCAATAGAGCCACAGTCACTTGTGGAGTTTTTTGGCACTCTGTCGAAAGAATGGGCGTTGGAGTGCATGAAAGATCTTTTATTGGTCAACTTAAGAGGAAACCTTCAGATCATTGTGCAG GTTGCTAAGGAATATTCTGAGCAGTTGGGTGTTGATCAATGCATGAAGCTCTTTGAACAGTTCAAGTCATATGAAGGGTTGTACTTCTTCCTTGGTTCGTTTTTGAGCTCAAG TGAGGATCCTGATATCCACTTCAAGTACATTGAGGCAGCTGCTAAAACTGGACAAATCAAGGAGGTGGAGCGAGTTACAAGAGAATCAAACTTCTATGACGCTGAGAAGACAAAGAACTTCTTAATGGAAGCTAAGCTCCCCGATGCACGTCCATTAATTAATGTTTGTGATCGTTTTGGATTTGTTCCAGATCTCACCCACTACTTGTACACGAACAATATGCTTCGTTACATTGAAGGTTACGTTCAGAAG GTGAACCCTGGGAATGCTCCATTAGTTGTGGGACAGTTGCTAGATGATGAGTGCCCTGAAGATTTTATCAAAGGCTTGATTCTTTCTGTTCGTTCGTTGCTTCCAGTGGAGCCCCTTGTGGAGGAATGTGAGAAGAG GAATCGCCTTCGTTTACTCACACAGTTCTTGGAGCATCTTGTGAGTGAGGGAAGCCAAGATGTACATGTGCACAATGCTTTGGGTAAAATCATCATTGATAGTGGCAATAATCCAGAGCACTTCCTTACCACAAACCCGTATTATGATTCACGTGTTGTTGGTAAATATTGTGAGAAACGTGATCCTACCCTAGCTGTTGTTGCTTACCGCCGTGGACAATGTGACGATGAACTTATTAATGTCACAAATAAGAACTCATTGTTCAAATTGCAAGCAAG GTATGTGGTTGAGAGGATGGATGAAGATCTTTGGGGGAAAGTTCTTGACCCTGAGAATGAGTACAGAAGACAGCTTATTGATCAAGTTGTTTCTACTGCCTTGCCCGAGAGCAAGAGCCCAGAACAAGTTTCTGCGGCTGTTAAGGCTTTCATGACTGCTGATTTGCCTCACGAATTAATTGAGCTTCTTGAAAAGATTGTGCTTCAAAACTCTGCCTTCAGTGGAAACTTTAATCTGCAAAACCTGCTAATTTTGACAGCCATCAAGGCAGATCCGTCTAGAGTTATGGATTATATTAATAGGCTAGATAATTTTGATGGACCTGCAGTTGGGGAAGTAGCTGTGGAAGCCCAATTGTATGAGGAAGCGTTTGCAATCTTCAAGAAGTTTAACTTGAATGTCCAAGCTGTTAATGTCTTGTTGGATAACATCCGAAGCATCGATAGGGCTGTGGAGTTTGCCTTCCGTGTGGAGGAAGATGCTGTTTGGAGCCAGGTTGCAAAGGCTCAACTTCGGGAGGGTCTAGTGAGCGATGCTATTGAATCATTTATCCGTGCGGATGATGCCACCCAATTCTTGGATGTTATTCGTGCTTCTGAGGATGCTGATGTGTACCATGACTTGGTGAAGTACCTTCTAATGGTTAGGCAAAAGGTCAGAGAGCCCAAGGTGGACAGTGAGCTCATTTATGCATATGCAAAGATTGATAGGCTTGCTGACATCGAAGAATTTATTCTTATGCCAAATGTCGCTAATCTCCAAAATGTTGGTGATCGCCTATATGACGAGGCTCTCTATGAAGCTGCAAAGATAATATATGCCTTCATATCTAACTGGGCCAAGTTGGCTGTCACACTTGTGAAGCTCAAACAATTTCAAGGTGCTGTTGATGCAGCACGAAAAGCTAACAGTTCAAAGACATGGAAGGAGGTTTGCTTTGCTTGTGTTGATGCTGAGGAGTTCCGCTTAGCTCAGATTTGTGGTCTCAACATTATTatacag GTGGATGACTTGGAAGAGGTCAGTGAATACTACCAGAATAGAGGATGCTTCAATGAGCTTATATCTCTAATGGAGAGTGGTCTTGGGTTAGAACGTGCTCACATGGGAATCTTTACCGAGTTGGGGGTTCTGTATGCTAGATATCGTCCAGAGAAACTTATGGAGCACATCAAATTGTTCGCAAATCGTCTAAATATCCCCAAGCTTATAAGAGCATGTGATGAGCAGCAACATTGGAAGGAGCTGACCTATCTGTATATTCAATATGATGAGTTTGATAATGCTGCAACTACCATCATGAATCACTCCCCCGAAGCCTGGGATCACATGCAGTTCAAAGATGTGGCAGTTAAAGTTGCCAACGTGGAGCTATATTACAAGGCTGTGCACTTCTACTTGAAAGAGCACCCGGATCTCATTAACGATCTTCTAAATGTGCTCGCGCTTCGTGTAGATCACACACGTGTTGTTGACATCATGCGGAAG GCTGGTCACCTGCTTCTCGTGAAGCCATACATGGTTGCAGTTCAGAGCAACAATGTCTCTGCTGTGAACGAGGCTTTGAATGAGATTTATGTTGAGGAGGAAGACTATGAAAGATTGCGCGAATCAATTGATTTGCACGATAGCTTTGACCAAATAGGCCTCGCTCAAAAG ATTGAGAAACATGAGCTTCTGGAAATGAGACGGGTTGCTGCTTATATTTACAAGAAAGCTGGAAGGTGGAAGCAGTCCATTGGATTGTCAAAGAAAGACAAACTTTACAAAGATGCCATGGAGACAGCCTCACAATCTGGTGACCGTGAACTGGCCGAGGAGTTGCTTGTTTACTTCATTGAACAG gGAAAGAAAGAATGCTTTGCATCGTGCCTCTTTGTCTGTTACGATTTGATAAGGCCGGACATTGTCCTTGAACTTGCATGGATGAACAACATGATCGACTTTGCTTTCCCATATCTGTTACAG